The following coding sequences are from one Paenibacillus stellifer window:
- a CDS encoding chemotaxis protein CheA yields MMDLSAYRDIFIEELNEQLERMDQTLLSLERSPSPEYVQTLFRSAHTVKGSSSTMAFGEMSELTHQVEYALEWVRENNAAIGSEFIDLMFRALDAMKTLRDEYIGGGPFSDFSALVSEIRSLISRPSGEMAAAQRKQLVLGPEETLKADEQAAAGRTLLEVRIELAGDCLMKAARYQIVMNRSEDELGTVIASTQPLQGTGATEEEDETYRLFAFVIGTQLEAQALQDKLSGFSDVQSVEVLPFTAGAAAASASSAACIEQSPAPHPAEASAPAQAPSRQAAPSGGEPAKGASQTVRVSVDRLDHLMNLVGELLIDQTSLADLRTEGLRGDPAQALNTIGGVSDHMSRVIKELQDGVMKTRMLPIDQLFSRFPRLVRDLSQKLGKQLDLVIQGGETELDRTIIEELGDPLIHLIRNSADHGIESPEARAAAGKPEKGRISLTSFHEENHVVIMLEDDGKGIDGEIIKASAIRKGLITEEQAVRLTQAEAVNLIFEPGFSTASQVSEVSGRGVGMDIVRSQIGRLNGIIDIDTRPGAGTRFTIRLPLTLAIIKGLLVKVAGRLVIIPMYNVSEIVRISPDDVQSIQGQRAIINHGKIVPLYWLHDKLHYHRTERTAKSIPVVIVKSVEKSAAFGVDEIIGNQEVVIKSLGTYLGKMNHLSGATILGNGSVALILEAPFLVNG; encoded by the coding sequence ATGATGGACTTATCGGCGTACCGGGATATTTTTATAGAGGAGCTGAACGAACAGCTGGAGAGGATGGACCAGACGCTGCTCTCGCTGGAGCGTTCGCCTTCTCCTGAGTATGTGCAGACGTTGTTCCGCTCGGCCCATACGGTCAAAGGCTCCTCATCCACTATGGCCTTCGGTGAAATGAGCGAACTGACCCACCAGGTGGAATATGCGCTGGAATGGGTTCGGGAGAATAATGCCGCCATCGGCTCCGAATTCATCGATCTGATGTTTAGAGCGCTGGACGCCATGAAGACGCTTCGGGACGAATATATCGGGGGCGGACCGTTCTCCGACTTCTCCGCGCTCGTATCGGAGATCCGCTCGTTGATCAGCCGTCCTTCCGGAGAGATGGCGGCTGCGCAGCGGAAGCAGCTGGTGCTGGGACCGGAGGAGACGCTAAAAGCGGACGAACAGGCAGCAGCGGGACGAACGCTGCTGGAGGTCCGGATCGAGCTGGCCGGAGACTGCCTGATGAAGGCGGCGAGATACCAGATCGTGATGAACCGGAGCGAGGATGAGCTCGGAACCGTCATTGCCTCGACACAGCCGCTGCAGGGAACCGGCGCTACAGAGGAAGAGGATGAGACGTACCGGCTGTTCGCCTTCGTGATCGGGACGCAGTTGGAGGCCCAAGCGCTGCAGGACAAGCTGTCGGGATTCTCGGATGTGCAGTCGGTAGAGGTACTGCCGTTCACCGCCGGGGCTGCCGCTGCGTCCGCATCGTCAGCGGCTTGCATCGAACAGTCCCCAGCTCCTCATCCCGCAGAGGCTTCGGCTCCGGCCCAGGCTCCGAGCCGGCAGGCCGCGCCTTCCGGAGGAGAGCCTGCGAAGGGAGCGTCCCAGACCGTTCGGGTCAGCGTGGACCGGCTTGACCACCTCATGAACCTGGTCGGGGAGCTGCTGATCGACCAGACCTCGCTCGCCGATCTTCGGACTGAGGGCCTGCGGGGCGACCCGGCACAGGCGCTTAATACGATCGGCGGCGTATCGGATCACATGAGCAGGGTGATCAAGGAGCTGCAGGACGGGGTCATGAAGACCCGGATGCTGCCGATCGACCAGTTGTTCAGCCGGTTCCCCCGGCTGGTCCGGGATCTGTCCCAGAAGCTGGGCAAGCAGCTGGATCTGGTCATTCAGGGCGGAGAGACAGAACTGGACCGCACGATTATCGAGGAGCTCGGCGATCCGCTGATTCACCTGATCCGCAACAGCGCCGATCACGGAATCGAGAGCCCGGAGGCGCGCGCCGCCGCGGGCAAGCCGGAGAAAGGCCGCATCTCCCTCACCTCGTTCCATGAGGAGAATCATGTTGTGATTATGCTGGAGGACGACGGCAAGGGCATTGATGGAGAGATCATCAAGGCCAGCGCCATCCGGAAAGGGCTGATTACGGAAGAGCAGGCCGTCCGTCTTACCCAGGCGGAGGCCGTCAATCTGATCTTCGAGCCCGGCTTCTCCACCGCCTCCCAGGTCAGTGAAGTATCCGGGCGCGGCGTCGGCATGGACATCGTCCGCAGCCAGATTGGCAGACTGAACGGCATTATCGACATTGATACCCGACCCGGTGCCGGCACGAGATTCACAATCCGTCTTCCGCTCACACTGGCTATCATCAAGGGGCTTCTCGTCAAAGTGGCGGGCAGGCTGGTCATTATTCCGATGTACAATGTATCCGAGATCGTCCGGATTTCGCCGGACGACGTGCAGAGCATTCAGGGCCAGAGAGCCATTATCAATCACGGCAAAATCGTTCCGCTGTACTGGCTGCATGACAAGCTTCATTATCACCGGACCGAGCGGACAGCGAAGTCGATTCCGGTGGTCATTGTGAAATCGGTGGAGAAGAGCGCCGCCTTCGGCGTGGATGAGATTATCGGCAACCAGGAAGTGGTTATCAAGTCGCTGGGAACATATCTCGGCAAGATGAATCATCTCTCGGGAGCTACCATCCTGGGCAACGGCAGCGTGGCGCTCATTCTGGAGGCGCCGTTTCTGGTGAACGGATAG
- a CDS encoding chemotaxis protein CheW — MTSLQQDQYIELAVGAETCAMRIEDVHEIIKMLAITDIPFSRHEVKGVVNLRGKVVPVMSLRNLLGMPDEPYTRATRIIVVRYQEEFVGMIVDKVNRVTTYGEIHPPTGQTGIPHAGVYQGIGQRDDRLIGILKLEDILGG, encoded by the coding sequence ATGACCTCGCTTCAGCAAGACCAATATATTGAACTTGCCGTAGGCGCCGAGACCTGCGCAATGCGCATTGAAGACGTTCATGAAATTATCAAGATGCTCGCCATTACGGATATCCCTTTCAGCCGCCATGAGGTGAAGGGAGTCGTCAATCTGAGAGGAAAAGTCGTTCCGGTCATGAGCCTGAGGAATCTGCTTGGCATGCCCGATGAGCCGTACACAAGGGCGACCCGGATCATCGTCGTCCGTTACCAGGAGGAGTTTGTCGGCATGATTGTCGACAAGGTGAACCGGGTTACGACCTATGGAGAGATTCACCCTCCAACCGGACAAACCGGCATCCCCCATGCGGGAGTCTATCAGGGGATCGGCCAGCGTGACGACCGGCTGATCGGTATTCTGAAGCTTGAAGATATCCTGGGCGGATAG
- a CDS encoding methyl-accepting chemotaxis protein: MKWFGNLKTVTKIISAFLIVALLLAALGVYSSLTMRNMNKNAIELYSNNLISVSTLGGAQTSFQKARVLVRDLSTATSASNRENYEKELNATVQDIEKNIEQYRPRAATAKEQEIMKSLDPEFSIYKDLLSQGVQIAKEKSPEAFLKFRAESLKPQTDKVSNLLDQLSDLNVEIAAATNDETQNYYSTGITVTVVIIIVALVLSILIGTLIARSISKPLLQMVGVASKVADGDLTEQVAISTKDEAGQLASAVNRMVDNLRGLVDGIVMNSQSVAASSQQISASTEEIASTSTSQSTEAGNITHLFKELSTAIDSVANSAEEAADLSNETVATAREGGKVVEASLMGMQAVNGKMAQLESDSQKIGDIIEVIDDIAEQTNLLALNAAIEAARAGEQGRGFAVVADEVRKLAERSGEATKEITTIIKAMQDNTKQSVQAVADSVQQSSRTGEAFERIIGMVNDSSIKVNEIAAACEEESAQAAEVMQAVQSIAASSEESAAASEETAATCQSLAQLSQDLAAAAAVFKIR; this comes from the coding sequence ATGAAGTGGTTTGGTAACTTGAAGACGGTAACAAAGATCATTTCCGCATTTTTGATCGTTGCGCTGCTGTTGGCGGCGCTGGGGGTCTACTCGAGTCTGACGATGCGGAACATGAACAAGAATGCGATCGAGCTGTACAGCAACAACCTGATTTCAGTGAGTACGCTAGGAGGAGCTCAAACCTCTTTTCAGAAGGCGAGAGTGCTGGTCCGGGATTTGAGCACCGCGACTTCGGCGTCGAATCGGGAGAACTATGAGAAGGAGCTCAACGCTACCGTTCAGGATATTGAGAAAAACATCGAGCAGTATCGGCCTCGGGCGGCCACGGCGAAAGAACAGGAAATTATGAAAAGCCTGGACCCGGAATTCTCCATATATAAAGATCTTCTTAGTCAAGGGGTGCAGATTGCCAAAGAGAAGAGTCCGGAAGCATTCCTTAAATTCAGAGCGGAGTCTTTAAAACCGCAGACAGATAAAGTTTCCAATCTGTTGGATCAATTATCGGATCTGAATGTCGAGATTGCAGCGGCAACGAATGATGAAACCCAAAATTACTATTCAACGGGCATCACAGTAACTGTGGTCATCATCATTGTCGCCCTCGTTCTCAGCATTCTGATCGGCACCTTGATCGCCAGATCCATTTCGAAGCCGCTGCTTCAGATGGTCGGGGTCGCGAGCAAAGTGGCGGATGGCGATTTGACCGAGCAGGTAGCGATATCCACCAAAGATGAAGCGGGGCAGCTGGCCTCGGCGGTTAACCGGATGGTAGACAATTTAAGAGGACTGGTTGACGGCATCGTGATGAACTCGCAAAGTGTGGCCGCATCGTCGCAGCAGATTTCGGCGAGCACCGAGGAAATCGCCAGCACAAGCACCAGCCAGTCCACTGAGGCGGGGAATATTACCCATCTGTTCAAAGAGCTGTCCACTGCTATCGACTCTGTGGCCAACAGCGCGGAAGAAGCAGCGGATCTGTCCAATGAAACGGTGGCGACGGCGCGTGAGGGCGGCAAGGTAGTTGAGGCTTCGCTGATGGGAATGCAGGCAGTCAACGGTAAAATGGCCCAGCTGGAGAGCGACTCCCAGAAGATCGGCGACATTATCGAAGTGATCGACGATATCGCCGAGCAGACCAATCTGCTGGCGCTCAATGCGGCGATCGAAGCGGCGCGCGCAGGCGAGCAGGGGCGCGGCTTTGCCGTTGTGGCCGATGAGGTGCGGAAGCTGGCTGAGCGAAGCGGAGAAGCAACGAAGGAGATTACGACGATTATCAAGGCGATGCAGGATAATACGAAGCAGAGCGTACAAGCGGTCGCCGATAGCGTGCAGCAGTCCTCCCGGACAGGAGAGGCGTTCGAACGGATTATCGGCATGGTTAATGATTCGTCGATCAAGGTTAATGAAATCGCCGCAGCCTGCGAGGAAGAGTCGGCCCAGGCGGCGGAAGTCATGCAGGCCGTACAGTCCATCGCCGCTTCAAGCGAAGAGTCGGCGGCCGCATCGGAAGAGACGGCAGCAACCTGCCAATCGCTTGCCCAGTTGTCCCAGGATCTGGCCGCAGCTGCGGCTGTATTTAAAATCCGTTAG
- a CDS encoding helix-turn-helix domain-containing protein, whose amino-acid sequence MFHDLTLKSVVSYIETHINEALDSKVLAKVAGYDEDYFRRIFKNGTGQSIAQYVRSRRLSGAAFALRNTGRSVTEIALDYGFASHDAFTRAFRIMTGQTPTAFRQSDAVVRGVVIVPGMMAPVIVQKENDETMTTQDTSSGGIVLYGVPKVSYYNDPPELTPFISSLRACLTYAGQSISYARLLAGSGAAFRLMWNREMWDGGNVDILASRHDPMEPIHLAFAAAGRTGVFLEKKDGNQSEMAALIRQEINAGRPVIGFGIIGPPEACVITGYRDNGDALLGWNFFQDFTEWKGSLDTDPCGYFIRRSWYEHSETIGVMAVGDAGPLPDERSFLKNTLRLAVEMMEAHDVNQYAGGQSAFDEWERSLLDETQFPKDAPLPMLMERLMCQGDAFTMVSEGRAYASSFLAEAAESFPELSSDLREIAEVFHNEHQTAWKMQKYHADLCMGEPQAKALALRDNREAIARLIRICKELDYRALGLIKGLLEKMG is encoded by the coding sequence ATGTTTCACGATCTAACGCTCAAATCGGTGGTTTCCTACATTGAAACGCATATCAACGAAGCTCTGGATAGCAAAGTATTGGCAAAGGTCGCCGGGTATGATGAGGATTACTTCCGCCGCATCTTCAAGAACGGTACCGGGCAGAGCATTGCGCAATATGTCCGCTCCAGACGGCTGTCGGGTGCCGCATTCGCTCTACGCAACACCGGGCGAAGCGTTACGGAGATCGCGCTGGATTACGGCTTCGCTTCGCATGATGCGTTCACACGCGCGTTTCGAATCATGACAGGTCAAACCCCGACCGCCTTTCGTCAATCGGACGCTGTGGTGCGCGGCGTTGTGATTGTACCGGGCATGATGGCCCCTGTCATTGTCCAAAAGGAGAATGATGAAACAATGACGACGCAAGATACTTCATCTGGCGGCATCGTGTTATACGGTGTCCCCAAAGTCAGCTATTACAACGATCCGCCCGAGCTCACGCCTTTCATTTCCTCGCTCAGGGCCTGTCTGACCTATGCGGGACAATCCATTTCCTATGCACGCCTGCTGGCCGGGTCCGGCGCGGCTTTCCGCCTGATGTGGAATCGGGAAATGTGGGACGGGGGCAATGTTGATATCCTGGCAAGCCGTCACGACCCGATGGAACCCATACACTTGGCATTTGCCGCGGCGGGACGTACAGGCGTATTTCTCGAGAAAAAGGACGGCAACCAAAGCGAAATGGCCGCTTTGATCCGCCAGGAGATCAACGCCGGACGCCCCGTCATCGGATTCGGAATTATTGGTCCGCCGGAGGCCTGTGTCATTACAGGTTACCGGGATAACGGGGACGCTCTGCTCGGCTGGAATTTCTTCCAGGACTTCACCGAATGGAAAGGTTCGCTCGATACCGATCCATGCGGTTACTTTATCCGCCGCAGCTGGTATGAACACAGTGAGACTATTGGAGTTATGGCGGTCGGCGATGCCGGTCCTCTTCCGGACGAGAGATCGTTCCTGAAGAACACGCTTCGCCTTGCCGTCGAAATGATGGAAGCGCATGACGTGAATCAATATGCCGGAGGTCAATCGGCGTTTGACGAATGGGAACGCTCCTTGTTGGACGAAACCCAGTTCCCGAAAGACGCGCCGCTTCCGATGCTGATGGAGCGCCTGATGTGTCAGGGCGATGCGTTCACTATGGTGTCGGAGGGACGCGCGTATGCCAGTAGTTTCCTGGCAGAGGCGGCGGAGAGTTTCCCGGAGCTTAGCAGCGATCTTCGCGAAATTGCAGAGGTCTTTCATAATGAGCATCAGACCGCATGGAAGATGCAGAAATACCACGCTGATCTTTGTATGGGCGAGCCGCAGGCCAAAGCGCTGGCATTGCGGGACAACCGGGAGGCGATCGCCAGGCTCATCCGCATATGCAAGGAATTGGACTATCGGGCCCTCGGGCTAATCAAGGGCTTGCTTGAGAAGATGGGATAA